Proteins co-encoded in one Oceanococcus atlanticus genomic window:
- a CDS encoding PKD domain-containing protein, with translation MQPAVLTQIFRCIVLVSLGLSGPAIAQLLPYDQRLQAATPMDLNHFGWAVAIDSNTAAVSRLRDQSSTPFSDAVEVYLKDELGNWNLTQTLHSPLAEQPNSRHSGSFGYSIDLSGDILVVGDYAANGTPKDDPDAPGAAWVYERDVNGLWQMKARLMGQGPHFGDYLQEDLQSGLAVSVDGDMIAIGGRERIYNVATGQRRTHGTSYIFERQDNGDWQQVASFQAQGDPIGFSYYATQPFSVDINQARLLVGAYGGMYPDNEPSAHCQHSYIYARTDTGWALEQRLRPPSAGGCGSTSGSGRAVKLDGNLAVIGGNGFVAIYKRDNQLWTLEREIHAGTDIPGAGIQFGHALALDNNLLLVGGGTSPGAQGNVTRIKRGAQSQWQDYCIWQGEPGSNLGASVALNGTHSIIGATTTPSDQHDKAGAAYTFDAGTNCGITAQFDYLPSAPLTGESIQFIDTSHADEGLQSWRWDFDGHGHSELQNPSFSFDDDGNYSVCLTVFDHIERQDTHCQIITVRNQGPHAEFTHSSPANTTSPTSFTDLSDDADGQITSWHWDFGNGAISQAQHPVHQYGQAGDYLVCLRVEDDDAATDQLCKMLRVEQTSLMHYGKAYGLQLKPLLKPVARAQRRDSCGGPASSHGEFIGVAIPGVSAQAIATEVDVDPSGSKASVYIPYLSAQLSPLLKLELVGLKVIAQTNSAKDTPHRGYMSIASLRVNGKQLVRDLLEPDSNTRLKIAPNLKLILNHQHIDDDQITVNGLKLVAPLGVELTVGHAIAGYAECL, from the coding sequence ATGCAGCCAGCCGTTTTGACCCAAATTTTTCGTTGTATCGTGCTTGTGTCCTTGGGCTTGAGCGGCCCCGCGATCGCACAACTACTGCCCTACGACCAACGGCTTCAAGCGGCCACGCCGATGGACTTGAATCACTTCGGGTGGGCGGTTGCTATTGACTCCAACACAGCTGCCGTAAGCCGCCTGCGAGACCAGAGCAGCACACCGTTCTCGGACGCGGTGGAGGTTTACCTGAAAGACGAGCTGGGCAACTGGAATCTGACCCAAACGTTGCACTCGCCGCTGGCCGAGCAGCCCAATAGCCGCCACAGTGGAAGCTTTGGCTATTCGATTGATCTGTCCGGCGACATTCTGGTCGTCGGTGACTACGCAGCAAACGGCACGCCTAAAGACGATCCGGATGCCCCCGGCGCAGCCTGGGTTTACGAACGAGATGTAAACGGGCTGTGGCAGATGAAAGCTCGGCTAATGGGGCAAGGCCCACATTTTGGTGATTATCTGCAGGAAGACTTACAGTCCGGCTTGGCCGTCAGCGTTGATGGCGACATGATTGCCATCGGCGGCCGCGAACGCATTTATAACGTGGCAACAGGCCAACGCCGCACGCACGGCACGTCTTACATCTTTGAGCGACAAGACAATGGCGACTGGCAACAGGTGGCAAGTTTTCAGGCCCAAGGCGATCCGATCGGCTTCAGCTATTACGCCACTCAGCCTTTCTCTGTGGATATCAATCAGGCACGTCTGCTGGTCGGCGCGTACGGCGGAATGTATCCCGACAACGAACCCTCTGCGCACTGCCAACATAGCTACATCTATGCTCGAACGGACACTGGCTGGGCGCTGGAACAGCGGCTACGCCCGCCCAGCGCTGGCGGTTGTGGCAGCACCAGCGGATCAGGTCGTGCAGTCAAGCTCGACGGCAACTTGGCCGTCATCGGTGGCAATGGATTTGTCGCCATTTACAAACGTGACAACCAGCTTTGGACGCTGGAGCGCGAAATTCACGCCGGCACGGACATTCCTGGCGCAGGCATACAATTTGGCCACGCGCTGGCCCTGGACAACAATTTGCTGCTTGTCGGAGGTGGCACCTCACCCGGCGCACAGGGCAATGTCACACGGATCAAGCGCGGCGCCCAAAGCCAGTGGCAAGATTACTGCATCTGGCAAGGCGAACCCGGCAGCAATCTGGGTGCATCAGTAGCGTTAAACGGCACTCACAGCATCATTGGCGCAACAACAACGCCCAGCGATCAACACGACAAAGCCGGCGCAGCTTATACCTTTGATGCCGGGACAAATTGCGGCATTACCGCTCAGTTTGATTATCTGCCCAGTGCGCCTCTCACCGGCGAATCGATTCAATTCATCGACACCAGCCATGCTGATGAAGGGCTACAAAGCTGGCGTTGGGATTTTGATGGGCACGGCCACAGTGAATTGCAAAATCCATCGTTCAGCTTTGACGATGATGGCAACTACTCGGTATGCCTGACGGTTTTCGACCACATTGAGCGCCAGGACACCCATTGCCAAATCATAACGGTGCGCAATCAGGGGCCACATGCTGAATTTACCCATTCATCCCCCGCCAATACGACAAGCCCGACATCGTTTACTGACTTGAGCGACGATGCGGATGGCCAGATCACCTCCTGGCATTGGGATTTTGGTAACGGTGCCATCAGCCAGGCACAACATCCTGTGCATCAATACGGTCAAGCCGGTGACTACCTCGTCTGCCTTCGCGTAGAGGATGACGATGCCGCAACAGACCAACTGTGCAAAATGCTGCGTGTCGAACAAACCTCGCTTATGCACTACGGCAAAGCTTACGGCCTGCAACTCAAACCATTGCTCAAGCCAGTGGCGCGAGCCCAACGACGTGACAGTTGTGGCGGTCCAGCCAGCAGCCATGGCGAGTTCATTGGCGTGGCCATACCCGGCGTTAGCGCGCAGGCCATTGCCACTGAGGTGGATGTAGACCCAAGCGGCAGCAAGGCAAGCGTGTACATACCCTATCTGTCAGCGCAGCTCAGCCCATTGCTCAAGCTTGAGTTGGTCGGCCTCAAGGTGATCGCACAGACAAATAGTGCCAAGGACACGCCCCATCGCGGCTACATGTCGATCGCTTCACTACGCGTCAATGGCAAACAGCTGGTCCGCGATTTGCTAGAACCCGACAGCAATACACGTTTGAAGATTGCGCCGAACTTGAAGCTGATACTTAACCACCAGCATATCGACGATGACCAGATCACCGTCAACGGACTCAAACTGGTTGCTCCACTGGGCGTTGAACTCACCGTGGGCCATGCCATCGCGGGGTACGCTGAATGCTTATGA
- the rsgA gene encoding ribosome small subunit-dependent GTPase A, with protein sequence MNPEQLSRLGFAEHWQAVWQARPDAVPARLARVDRSRAVAWSVDQVFEIDLALYPGKYDLTVGDWLLLEVTDGVALPLERLPRHGCIQRRAAGERADQQLIAANLDTLFIVSSCNTDFSLERLERYLALALDAQVEPVIVLTKMDQCDAVQDYVGPASALSPGLRVEAVNAKDPASVEVLNAWCGAGQTVALVGSSGVGKSTLINALCDDEQDTQQARDGDDKGRHTTTARSLHWLRAGGLIVDTPGMRELQLPGCEDGLDALFEDVVGHLGQCRFNDCAHQGEPGCAIAAAIDSGALSQRRWQSYEKLQREQAQNARSIAERNAHDKTLTRSYKRYQREARGVKGRRS encoded by the coding sequence TTGAACCCCGAGCAACTTTCGCGCCTGGGTTTTGCCGAGCATTGGCAGGCCGTCTGGCAGGCTCGGCCGGATGCGGTGCCGGCGCGTCTGGCGCGTGTTGATCGTTCTCGCGCGGTGGCCTGGTCGGTCGATCAGGTGTTCGAGATCGACCTTGCGCTGTATCCGGGCAAGTACGATCTGACGGTGGGCGATTGGTTGTTGCTTGAGGTCACTGATGGTGTGGCACTGCCGCTGGAGCGTTTGCCGCGGCATGGCTGCATCCAGCGGCGGGCGGCCGGCGAGCGCGCCGATCAGCAGCTGATCGCGGCCAATCTGGACACCCTGTTCATCGTCAGTTCCTGCAATACCGATTTCAGCCTGGAACGTTTGGAGCGCTACCTTGCGCTGGCCCTTGATGCGCAGGTCGAGCCGGTCATCGTGCTGACCAAAATGGATCAGTGTGATGCCGTGCAGGATTATGTGGGGCCGGCCTCGGCGTTAAGTCCCGGTTTGCGGGTAGAGGCGGTGAATGCCAAGGACCCGGCCTCGGTCGAGGTGCTCAACGCCTGGTGCGGGGCAGGCCAGACGGTGGCGCTGGTTGGCTCCTCAGGGGTTGGCAAGTCAACCTTGATCAATGCCTTGTGTGACGACGAACAAGACACCCAGCAGGCCCGAGATGGTGATGACAAAGGCCGCCACACCACCACCGCGCGGTCTCTGCACTGGTTGCGTGCCGGTGGGCTGATTGTCGATACACCGGGCATGCGTGAGTTGCAGCTGCCTGGCTGTGAAGATGGCCTGGATGCACTGTTTGAGGATGTTGTCGGCCATCTTGGGCAATGCCGCTTCAACGACTGTGCGCATCAGGGCGAACCCGGTTGCGCCATTGCCGCCGCCATAGACAGTGGCGCGCTCAGCCAGCGGCGCTGGCAAAGCTACGAGAAATTGCAGCGCGAGCAGGCCCAGAATGCCCGCAGCATCGCCGAGCGCAATGCCCACGACAAAACGCTAACCCGTAGCTACAAGCGTTATCAACGCGAAGCGCGTGGGGTCAAAGGCCGTCGCAGCTAG
- a CDS encoding SRPBCC domain-containing protein — MPSAQADILIHAPIDLVWQVMTDIDNYRQWNPFVEHIECADTPLRLGSDLTLHIHFSNGWQRQEIERITRLEPPAEHAGIKRAALQYMFTGFLHEWNLVRGQRPQLIEQRGVGQTHYHTEETLTGWLSWATPIKQVQDGFERHAAALKARCEALAGQTA; from the coding sequence ATGCCTAGCGCTCAAGCCGACATTCTCATCCACGCGCCGATCGATCTGGTCTGGCAGGTCATGACCGACATCGACAACTACCGCCAGTGGAATCCCTTTGTCGAGCACATCGAATGCGCCGATACGCCGCTACGGCTGGGCAGCGATCTGACCCTGCACATCCACTTCTCCAACGGCTGGCAGCGGCAGGAAATTGAACGCATCACTCGGCTGGAGCCGCCGGCCGAGCATGCGGGCATCAAGCGCGCCGCCCTGCAGTACATGTTCACGGGCTTTCTGCATGAGTGGAATCTGGTGCGTGGGCAGCGCCCGCAGCTCATCGAACAACGTGGCGTCGGCCAGACCCACTATCACACCGAAGAAACCCTGACAGGCTGGCTGTCCTGGGCCACGCCGATCAAACAGGTTCAGGACGGTTTCGAGCGCCACGCTGCGGCACTCAAGGCGCGCTGCGAAGCCCTGGCCGGGCAAACGGCCTAG
- a CDS encoding SDR family NAD(P)-dependent oxidoreductase, with translation MSDKNNSTYGNPVLATLNGIVDLFRHKEPIGEIRDSDRLDGLTCLVTGANSGLGKAIAIDFARRGGHVIMACRSGIPEAGEEVKQASGSDKVDMVKLDLSDIQAIRACCATLKQQGVRLDRVVLNAGLVPQKPLKTKQGFEMMFGVHALGNRVFVQQLLHDGSIANSSFAESPNAEPGKIPRIVFVSSETHRSGTPIELDSLGQPVEYSAMGSIAQYGHSKLVMTNYAMELSRRLNPGNTVEVAVHALCPGPINSNIAREAPKAFKPILKAVMGLMFASPEKAARPAIYLSSSPDVEGQTGLYVHLMVKKDAAAQALDPQLGRAVWTRMQTLIDAHSH, from the coding sequence ATGAGCGACAAGAACAACAGCACCTACGGCAATCCGGTCCTGGCCACGCTCAATGGCATCGTCGACCTGTTTCGTCACAAAGAACCGATTGGCGAGATTCGCGACAGCGATCGCCTCGACGGCCTCACCTGCCTGGTCACCGGGGCCAACTCCGGGCTCGGCAAAGCCATCGCGATTGATTTCGCGCGGCGTGGCGGACACGTCATCATGGCCTGTCGCAGCGGCATCCCCGAGGCTGGCGAAGAGGTCAAGCAGGCCAGCGGCAGCGACAAGGTCGACATGGTCAAGCTGGACCTGTCCGACATCCAGGCCATCCGCGCGTGCTGCGCCACGCTCAAGCAGCAAGGGGTAAGGCTTGACCGGGTGGTGCTCAATGCCGGTCTGGTGCCGCAGAAGCCACTCAAGACCAAGCAGGGTTTCGAGATGATGTTCGGCGTGCACGCGCTGGGCAATCGGGTGTTTGTGCAGCAATTGCTGCACGACGGCAGCATTGCCAACTCAAGCTTTGCCGAATCGCCCAATGCCGAACCCGGCAAGATCCCGCGCATCGTGTTCGTGTCGTCCGAAACCCATCGCTCGGGCACGCCGATCGAACTCGACAGCCTCGGCCAACCGGTGGAATACAGCGCCATGGGCAGTATTGCCCAATACGGCCACAGCAAGCTGGTCATGACCAACTACGCCATGGAGCTGTCGCGCCGACTCAACCCGGGCAACACGGTCGAGGTGGCCGTCCACGCGCTGTGCCCCGGGCCGATCAATTCGAACATCGCGCGCGAGGCGCCCAAAGCCTTCAAACCGATCTTGAAGGCGGTGATGGGGTTGATGTTTGCGAGCCCCGAAAAGGCCGCGCGCCCGGCGATTTATCTGTCCAGCTCGCCCGATGTCGAAGGCCAGACCGGTCTGTATGTGCACCTGATGGTCAAGAAGGACGCCGCCGCACAGGCGCTGGACCCGCAATTGGGCCGCGCCGTGTGGACGCGCATGCAAACCCTGATTGACGCCCACAGCCACTGA
- a CDS encoding sulfotransferase family protein, with protein MTKAFHPYRPTAIAILNGVGRALGWRANLTPDNLIASARKRTGLVDFGEDDFRPALDQLCSSAIQDANMHPFGRWIFRKRLLDMLATRLRVQDLITQHPEILDLPIEPPLVIAGLQRTGTTMLHRLLAADPATRALASWEAVNPMPHPKEEPGNPQWRIKQARTAEKGLKYLAPEFFSIHPVEATAPEEDVLLMEYSFLSQVPQATLHLPLYSAWLSKQDMRPAYAYLKVLLQVLQWQRPGQRWVLKTPAHLENLDVLLAVFPNARIIQTHRDPQRTTASFSSMLAHGFGVFSDQVDAPRIARDWLAINANMVEAAWQVRQQHPQAFMDVSYYDLMKDPMTQVERIYAFAGITLSDEARAAMEASRQVNKQNRHGKHNYTLEEFGLSREEVERSYATYRERFNIPHE; from the coding sequence ATGACCAAAGCCTTTCACCCGTACCGCCCCACGGCGATCGCCATCCTCAATGGCGTGGGCCGAGCGCTCGGCTGGCGTGCCAATCTGACGCCGGACAACCTCATCGCCAGCGCGCGCAAGCGCACTGGACTTGTCGATTTCGGTGAAGACGATTTTCGCCCGGCTCTGGATCAGCTGTGCAGTTCGGCCATCCAGGACGCCAACATGCATCCGTTTGGGCGCTGGATTTTCCGCAAGCGCCTGCTCGACATGCTGGCCACACGCCTGCGCGTCCAGGATCTGATCACCCAGCACCCGGAAATCCTGGACCTGCCGATCGAGCCGCCGCTGGTCATTGCCGGGCTTCAACGTACCGGCACCACCATGCTGCATCGCCTGCTCGCGGCCGATCCGGCGACACGGGCCCTGGCCTCGTGGGAAGCGGTCAACCCCATGCCGCACCCCAAAGAAGAGCCGGGCAACCCGCAGTGGCGTATCAAGCAGGCCCGCACGGCTGAAAAGGGCTTGAAATACCTGGCGCCGGAGTTCTTCTCTATCCACCCGGTGGAAGCCACCGCGCCGGAAGAAGATGTACTGCTGATGGAATACAGCTTCCTCAGCCAGGTGCCGCAAGCAACCTTGCACCTACCCCTCTACAGCGCCTGGCTGAGCAAGCAGGATATGCGACCGGCCTACGCTTATCTCAAGGTTCTGCTCCAGGTGCTGCAATGGCAGCGCCCCGGCCAGCGCTGGGTGCTCAAAACACCGGCTCATCTGGAAAATCTGGATGTGCTGCTGGCAGTGTTTCCCAACGCCCGCATCATTCAGACCCACCGCGATCCGCAGCGCACCACGGCCTCGTTCTCCAGCATGCTGGCCCACGGCTTCGGGGTGTTCTCCGATCAGGTCGATGCGCCGCGCATTGCCCGCGACTGGCTGGCCATCAACGCCAATATGGTGGAAGCCGCATGGCAGGTGCGCCAGCAACATCCACAGGCTTTTATGGATGTCTCGTACTACGACCTGATGAAAGATCCGATGACTCAGGTCGAGCGCATCTACGCCTTCGCCGGCATCACGCTGAGCGATGAAGCACGTGCCGCCATGGAAGCGTCACGCCAGGTCAACAAGCAAAACCGTCACGGCAAACACAACTACACGCTGGAGGAATTTGGCCTGAGCCGCGAAGAAGTCGAACGCAGCTACGCCACCTACCGCGAACGTTTCAATATTCCGCACGAGTGA
- a CDS encoding DUF1214 domain-containing protein, with protein sequence MVSKGGIAIKAFIVKCLQGFKKLRLWMLRLRGKTEHDVAAERIVSGQAWEEFCDTLKAAGSAMVFPGAPMDAFNQAEGYRYLSRLTRAGLEAFMEYADPKAPVLRRLAHETVKMGSDNPDNNYMNAQISGAFDYRIRGTRGSVHYLGFGSQKGHYGQGGEMPTTGYVEADDLEINPDGSFELIISARQQPGNWLPMEADSSMVIVRQTFKDRSREVPAELSIERISGDGIPSPVTAQSVDHGLNMASTLVAGASMLFAKWARDFQKHTNELPMFDPERSTKAGGDPNIIYYHSYWKLAPDEALVIEAEPPACESWNFQLDNHWFESLDYRYFTIHVNKHTAVYNDDGSVRIIVAHQDPGLPNWINTVGHDCGGMTFRWIRAEQHPQPRCKVVKFASLSAQPAPTKPV encoded by the coding sequence ATGGTATCCAAAGGGGGGATCGCCATCAAAGCTTTTATCGTTAAGTGCTTGCAGGGATTCAAGAAACTGCGGCTGTGGATGCTGCGTCTGCGCGGCAAAACCGAACATGATGTGGCGGCAGAACGCATCGTCTCGGGCCAGGCTTGGGAAGAGTTCTGCGACACCCTCAAGGCCGCCGGCAGCGCCATGGTTTTTCCGGGCGCGCCGATGGATGCGTTCAATCAGGCCGAAGGATACCGCTACTTGAGCCGTCTGACCCGTGCCGGGCTGGAGGCGTTCATGGAATACGCTGATCCCAAGGCACCGGTGCTGCGTCGTCTGGCCCATGAAACGGTCAAGATGGGTTCAGACAATCCCGACAACAATTACATGAACGCCCAGATCAGCGGCGCGTTCGATTACCGCATCCGTGGCACCCGCGGCAGCGTGCACTACCTTGGCTTCGGCAGCCAGAAAGGCCATTACGGCCAGGGCGGCGAGATGCCGACCACCGGCTACGTCGAAGCCGATGATCTTGAGATCAACCCGGATGGCAGCTTCGAGCTGATCATCAGCGCACGCCAGCAGCCCGGCAACTGGTTACCCATGGAGGCTGACTCCAGCATGGTGATCGTGCGTCAGACCTTCAAGGATCGCAGCCGCGAAGTGCCGGCCGAACTGAGCATCGAACGCATCAGTGGCGACGGCATCCCCAGCCCGGTCACCGCACAGTCGGTCGATCACGGCCTCAACATGGCCAGCACCCTGGTGGCCGGTGCGTCCATGCTGTTCGCCAAGTGGGCGCGGGACTTCCAGAAGCACACCAACGAACTGCCGATGTTCGACCCGGAGCGTTCGACCAAGGCCGGCGGCGATCCCAACATCATCTATTACCACAGCTACTGGAAGCTGGCGCCGGATGAAGCACTGGTGATCGAAGCCGAACCGCCGGCCTGTGAAAGCTGGAACTTCCAGCTCGACAACCACTGGTTTGAATCGCTGGATTACCGCTACTTCACGATACACGTGAACAAGCACACGGCGGTCTACAACGACGATGGCAGCGTGCGCATCATCGTCGCCCACCAGGACCCTGGCCTGCCCAACTGGATCAACACCGTTGGCCATGATTGCGGCGGCATGACCTTTCGCTGGATACGCGCCGAGCAGCATCCGCAGCCGCGCTGCAAGGTGGTCAAGTTCGCCTCGCTCAGCGCCCAGCCCGCCCCAACAAAGCCCGTTTGA
- a CDS encoding TetR/AcrR family transcriptional regulator C-terminal domain-containing protein, giving the protein MSSSEKTSSSSRPRKRGRPAHLSREQIVEAALRLLREAPDKALTMQALARELNAAPMSLYTHIRNREDLMKAIAEDVLSNVQVEVADHWRDTVANWARALRVRFLQYPFVAALLQDGIATPAAWLTVSNPLLQALKQAGFSAEELADTQRWISRVVTGSVLMELVLPKVVPEELIGVRRALDALPPESQATWLEILPALGQRNDEEVFEYTLARTLDAVETLRQSRPGG; this is encoded by the coding sequence ATGTCAAGCTCCGAAAAGACCAGCTCGAGCAGCCGCCCACGCAAGCGTGGACGACCGGCCCATTTGTCGCGCGAACAGATTGTTGAGGCGGCGTTGCGGCTGTTGCGTGAGGCGCCGGACAAGGCTCTGACCATGCAGGCGCTGGCGCGCGAGCTGAACGCTGCGCCGATGTCGCTGTACACCCACATCCGCAATCGCGAAGACCTGATGAAAGCCATCGCTGAAGATGTGCTCAGCAATGTGCAGGTCGAGGTCGCGGATCACTGGCGCGACACGGTGGCCAACTGGGCCCGGGCCTTGCGGGTGCGTTTTCTGCAATATCCCTTCGTCGCGGCGTTGCTGCAGGACGGGATTGCCACGCCGGCGGCCTGGTTAACGGTGTCCAATCCTTTGCTGCAGGCGCTCAAGCAGGCCGGCTTCAGCGCTGAGGAGCTGGCCGATACGCAGCGCTGGATCAGCCGTGTGGTCACCGGCAGCGTGCTGATGGAACTGGTCCTACCCAAGGTGGTGCCGGAAGAGCTCATAGGTGTGCGCCGCGCGCTGGACGCGTTGCCGCCTGAAAGTCAGGCGACCTGGCTGGAGATTCTGCCGGCCCTGGGCCAACGCAATGACGAAGAGGTGTTCGAGTACACCCTGGCGCGCACGCTGGATGCGGTCGAAACCTTGCGGCAGAGCCGGCCTGGGGGTTAG
- a CDS encoding DUF1295 domain-containing protein → MHEFYHGSLIFLAGLALLTFISGFWITNPYGRHMTPGQRFTLPALPAWLIFESPQVWAFTITFWWLADDPSAVQLALYALWQSHYIYRAIIYPLRTHKRGKRFPVSGVVFGFLFNALNGFVNAYAVVHAPHLIQTWFADPRFLIGLAVAVVGWWINFQADSILIGLRDDGSDGYKIPQGGLFRWVSSANYSGEIMLWCGWALMSWTAAGLIFALFTIAKLGPRALSHHRWYRATFADYPAQRKALIPGLL, encoded by the coding sequence ATGCATGAGTTTTACCACGGCAGTCTGATCTTTCTCGCCGGATTGGCGCTGCTGACATTTATCTCAGGCTTCTGGATCACCAACCCCTACGGCCGCCACATGACGCCCGGCCAACGTTTCACCTTGCCCGCCCTGCCCGCCTGGCTGATCTTCGAATCGCCCCAGGTGTGGGCCTTTACCATCACCTTCTGGTGGCTGGCTGATGACCCCTCGGCGGTACAGCTTGCGCTGTATGCCTTGTGGCAAAGCCATTACATCTACCGCGCCATCATCTACCCACTGCGCACGCACAAGCGGGGCAAGCGTTTTCCCGTAAGCGGGGTGGTTTTCGGGTTCCTGTTCAACGCGCTCAATGGCTTCGTCAACGCTTATGCGGTGGTGCACGCACCTCATCTGATTCAGACCTGGTTTGCTGATCCGCGCTTTTTAATCGGTCTGGCCGTAGCCGTGGTCGGCTGGTGGATCAACTTCCAGGCGGACTCCATCCTGATCGGCCTGCGAGATGATGGCAGCGACGGCTACAAGATTCCTCAAGGCGGCCTGTTTCGCTGGGTCTCCAGCGCCAACTACAGCGGCGAAATCATGCTCTGGTGCGGCTGGGCGCTGATGAGCTGGACCGCCGCCGGCCTCATCTTTGCCCTGTTCACGATCGCCAAGCTGGGCCCGCGTGCACTGTCACACCATCGCTGGTATCGGGCCACCTTTGCCGACTATCCCGCCCAGCGCAAAGCCCTGATTCCCGGCCTGCTCTAA
- a CDS encoding secondary thiamine-phosphate synthase enzyme YjbQ, translating into MHERLIVPTPGRGLIELSTRINQCLAERRAGDGLLNLFLRHTSASLILCENADPDVLQDLEQYMQDLVTDGDRRFIHRAEGPDDMAAHIRSVLTANSLSIPVRAGRLALGTWQGVFLWEHRYAPHQRELVLTLLA; encoded by the coding sequence ATGCATGAGCGGTTGATCGTGCCGACGCCGGGCCGCGGTTTGATCGAACTGAGCACCCGTATCAATCAGTGCCTGGCCGAGCGCAGGGCAGGTGATGGGCTGCTCAATCTGTTTCTGCGTCACACCAGTGCATCGCTGATCCTGTGCGAAAACGCGGATCCCGATGTGCTACAGGACCTGGAGCAGTACATGCAGGATCTGGTTACCGATGGTGATCGTCGCTTTATACATCGGGCTGAAGGGCCGGATGATATGGCCGCGCATATCCGCAGCGTGCTCACGGCCAACTCGCTGAGTATCCCGGTGCGCGCGGGTCGGTTGGCGCTGGGTACCTGGCAAGGCGTTTTTCTGTGGGAACACCGCTATGCCCCGCATCAGCGCGAGCTTGTCTTGACGCTGCTGGCCTAG
- a CDS encoding acyl-CoA dehydrogenase family protein: protein MNFDYSPKTQDLLARVKAFMDEHVYPNEHRFEAEVAEGDRWQPTQVMEEMKAKAKAAGLWNLFLPEFEEGAGLTNLEYAPLCEQMGRVLWAPEIFNCSAPDTGNMEVLARYGTQEQKDTWLTPLLKGEIRSAFAMTEPAVASSDATNIQSSIVRDGDEYVINGRKWWTSGANDPRCKVFIFMGKSDPDNESRHRQQSMILVPADAEGITIMRHLPVFGFDDAPHGHAEVDFKDVRVPASNMLLGEGRGFEIAQGRLGPGRIHHCMRLIGLTERALEKMCHRLATRTAFGKPVARQSVWYERVAESRILIDQARLLTLKAADMMDKVGNKAAAQEIAMIKVMAPNMACQVIDWAIQAHGGGGMTTDFGLAQAYSWARVLRLADGPDEVHRQSIAKMEFGRQMAPA from the coding sequence ATGAATTTTGATTACAGCCCCAAAACCCAGGACCTGCTTGCACGCGTCAAAGCGTTCATGGACGAGCACGTCTATCCCAACGAACATCGGTTTGAGGCCGAAGTGGCTGAGGGTGATCGCTGGCAACCCACTCAGGTGATGGAAGAGATGAAGGCCAAAGCCAAAGCGGCCGGCCTGTGGAACCTGTTCCTGCCTGAGTTTGAAGAAGGCGCTGGCCTGACCAACCTGGAATACGCGCCGCTGTGTGAGCAGATGGGCCGGGTGCTGTGGGCGCCCGAAATCTTCAACTGCTCAGCACCAGACACCGGCAACATGGAGGTGCTGGCGCGTTACGGCACGCAGGAGCAGAAAGACACCTGGTTGACGCCGCTGCTCAAAGGCGAAATCCGCTCCGCCTTTGCCATGACCGAACCGGCGGTGGCTTCATCCGACGCCACCAACATCCAGTCATCGATTGTGCGCGACGGTGATGAATACGTCATCAACGGGCGCAAATGGTGGACCTCCGGCGCCAATGACCCGCGCTGCAAAGTGTTCATCTTCATGGGCAAAAGCGATCCGGACAATGAAAGCCGTCATCGCCAGCAATCGATGATCCTGGTGCCGGCCGATGCCGAGGGCATCACCATCATGCGGCATCTGCCAGTGTTCGGTTTTGACGATGCCCCGCATGGCCATGCCGAAGTCGATTTCAAGGATGTGCGCGTACCGGCCTCCAACATGTTGCTGGGCGAAGGGCGCGGCTTTGAAATCGCCCAGGGCCGCCTGGGCCCGGGCCGCATTCACCACTGCATGCGCCTGATCGGACTGACCGAGCGTGCGCTGGAGAAGATGTGCCATCGCTTGGCCACACGGACCGCCTTCGGCAAGCCGGTGGCGCGGCAGAGCGTGTGGTACGAGCGTGTCGCCGAGTCGCGCATTCTGATCGACCAGGCCCGCCTGCTCACTCTCAAAGCGGCTGACATGATGGACAAGGTGGGCAACAAAGCGGCCGCCCAGGAAATTGCCATGATCAAGGTGATGGCGCCGAACATGGCCTGTCAGGTGATTGACTGGGCCATACAAGCCCATGGCGGCGGCGGCATGACCACCGATTTCGGGCTGGCCCAGGCCTACTCCTGGGCGCGCGTGCTGCGGCTGGCCGATGGGCCGGATGAAGTGCACCGCCAATCCATCGCCAAAATGGAATTCGGCCGTCAGATGGCGCCCGCTTGA